From a region of the Branchiostoma floridae strain S238N-H82 chromosome 13, Bfl_VNyyK, whole genome shotgun sequence genome:
- the LOC118429344 gene encoding telomere length regulation protein TEL2 homolog, with protein MSGDTKLQVRQLVWEVQNTLSTSKNPSEVSQGLLRLSVLLPHDKTSKNQDFPDSELPEARKEFSLHHYVSFLEFLISKLSVDWLGRLGEERGRELLDRFFLDGVHQDAFIVLTSAVQNTSPSYKQDKCVSLLEQFLTQNKMTSMFWEQCNTIATGHMIQTNQSDSRRQPRVHNALWEELVTILATLPDRMANKLQQRNRPAFSPEQYFQSLALSMWETLEKVYSAIKASQDCSMAFLQLLLGKLCLQGHAGLVLGVLLPKLTRQTRQDFVWQRVSCLLLTGVQDRCVESLVVQLLTQVSCAQTGVMVSTQVCRTGVWRAWWCTWSHRCHGEYTGVQDRCVESLVVHLVTQVSWYGTLSRLLGDGVLRSQKLKYILTHKCLLIRHYEQDRVVQNIMGYLADSPTRRHLLIETLVKVLEVWSDSSAIKHTSYDQHAYLSKAILAGLSHLNSKEKQEHKQDFIRRLLEGVQHHIDSPVIKIRRLGMIVAESVTKMVDPDGQKLKFEYEEDEETSRLLSLLMPPSDPGDELEGDMETEEVLMSKTSLPQKEGTTRTSGQEGKVTSSQSKEGSDSELDSDDDLEPYDMPEDTKMSKVKSPVYIRDCLDGLIANEDADRVEACLSVCEQLVRRQPDNLEEVCVELVKILLHLQNSFAIPEFTRLRRSAMVATTVFCPLQVSQYLTSEFYAPNYTIIQRLDMLEVLVGAAQELSQPMEQKKATRPEPLVQLLPTPDDQSREPQHWREVVQKRIEKKTRRFAKGASKPDPTPVPNKFHTVAGHFFFPLLKNYDSRQNTLDMLGEDTLVLGRLVYSLGAILYAAANTMVARQMSKTLLEFVWVLRFHTEPYVRQSLLFAVSMVILSVPAHVLTSDLQEEIFEGQQWLQDVLEKDTDAECQKLAVQTLMLLQNTLQQELGGGNTQQ; from the exons ATGTCTGGAGACACAAAACTTCAGGTTAGACAGCTAGTCTGGGAAGTCCAGAACACTCTCTCTACATCTAAGAACCCCTCAGAAGTCTCACAAGGTCTTCTAAGACTCTCAGTGCTTCTTCCTCATGACAAAACTTCCAAAAACCAAGACTTTCCGGACTCGGAACTTCCTGAAGCAAGGAAGGAGTTTTCACTGCATCACTATGTGAGTTTCCTGGAGTTTTTGATCAGTAAGCTGTCGGTTGATTGGTTGGGAAGGTTGGGAgaagagagaggaagagaaCTGCTTGACCGCTTCTTTCTGGATGGAGTACACCAGGATGCTTTCATTGTGCTCACCTCTGCTGTTCAGAATACAAG CCCAAGCTACAAACAAGACAAGTGCGTCTCTCTACTGGAGCAGTTTCTCACACAGAACAAGATGACATCCATGTTCTGGGAGCAGTGCAATACCATAGCTACAGGTCACATGATCCAGACCAACCAATCAGACAGCAGGAGGCAACCGAGGGTGCACAATGCATTGTGGGAGGAGCTGGTGACGATTTTGGCGACCCTTCCAGACAGGATGGCCAACAAATTACAGCAGCGAAATCG TCCTGCCTTTTCTCCAGAGCAGTATTTCCAGTCTCTCGCTCTGAGCATGTGGGAGACTTTGGAGAAAGTTTACAGTGCTATCAAAG CTTCCCAGGACTGTTCCATGGCCTTTCTGCAGCTGTTGTTGGGGAAACTGTGTCTTCAGGGGCATGCAG GTCTAGTTTTGGGAGTCCTGCTACCCAAACTAACCAGACAGACACGTCAGGACTTCGTGTGGCAGCGGGTCAGCTGTCTACTCCTCACAGGtgtgcaggacaggtgtgtggAGAGCCTGGTGGTGCAGCTGCTCACACAGGTGTCATG TGCTCAAACAGGTGTCATGGTGAGTACACAGGtgtgcaggacaggtgtgtggAGAGCCTGGTGGTGCACCTGGTCACACAGGTGTCATGGTGAGTACACAGGtgtgcaggacaggtgtgtggAGAGCCTGGTGGTGCACCTGGTCACACAGGTGTCATG GTATGGCACCCTGTCCAGACTTTTGGGAGATGGAGTCCTCAGGAGTCAGAAGCTGAAGTACATCCTAACGCACAAGTGTCTCCTCATCAGGCATTATGAACAG GATCGAGTGGTACAGAATATTATGGGCTACCTGGCAGACTCACCAACCAGGAGACACCTTCTTATTGAG ACATTAGTGAAAGTGTTAGAAGTCTGGAGTGACTCCAGTGCCATCAAACACACCTCCTATGACCAGCATGCGTACCTGTCTAAAGCCATACTGGCAGGACTCTCACATCTCAACAGCAAGGAAAAACAGGAACACAAGCAAG ACTTCATTAGAAGACTTCTGGAGGGAGTACAGCATCACATAGACAGTCCTGTCATTAAG ATTCGTCGTCTGGGCATGATTGTGGCAGAAAGTGTGACAAAGATGGTGGATCCTGATGGACAGAAACTCAAATTCGAG TATGAGGAAGACGAGGAAACTTCAAGACTACTTTCTCTCCTCATGCCTCCTTCTGACCCTGGAGATGAACTTGAAGGAGATATGGaaacagaagaagtcttgatgAGTAAAACCTCACTGCCACAGAAGGAGGGTACTACCAGAACATCTGGTCAGGAAGGGAAGGTGACATCATCTCAAAGCAAGGAGGGTTCTGACTCTGAGTTAGACAG TGATGATGACCTTGAGCCATATGACATGCCAGAAGACACTAAGATGTCCAAGGTCAAGTCACCTGTCTACATCAGAGACTGTCTCGATG GTCTCATAGCCAATGAGGATGCAGACAGAGTTGAGGcatgtctctctgtgtgtgaaCAACTGGTGAGAAGACAACCTGACAACTTAGAAGAG GTCTGTGTGGAACTGGTGAAAATTCTGCTGCATCTACAGAACAGTTTTGCTATCCCAGAATTTACCAGGCTCAGAAGAAGCGCCATGGTGGCCACAACGGTCTTCTGTCCTTTGCAG GTTTCTCAGTATCTTACCAGTGAGTTCTACGCACCAAACTACACTATAATTCAAAGGCTGGATATGTTAGAG GTTTTAGTTGGTGCAGCCCAAGAACTTTCACAGCCAATGGAACAGAAGAAGGCCACGAGACCAGAACCTCTGGTACAGCTACTCCCTACCCCTGATGATCAGTCTAGGGAACCCCAACACTGGAGGGAAGTTGTACAGAAGAGGATAGAGAAGAAGACCAGGAGATTTGCAAAG GGAGCCAGCAAGCCTGACCCAACACCAGTACCAAACAAGTTCCACACTGTGGCTGGGCACTTCTTTTTCCCACTTCTCAAGAACTATGACAG TCGTCAGAACACCCTGGACATGTTAGGAGAGGATACCCTGGTGCTTGGTAGACTGGTGTACTCATTAGGGGCAATACTGTATGCTGCTGCAAACACTATG GTTGCAAGACAAATGTCCAAAACTCTACTTGAGTTTGTCTGGGTACTACGCTTCCACACAGAACC GTATGTCAGGCAATCGTTATTGTTTGCTGTTTCCATGGTGATCCTGAGTGTCCCCGCCCATgtcttgacctctgacctccaggAGGAGATATTTGAAGGACAGCAATGGCTACAAG ATGTGTTGGAGAAAGACACTGATGCAGAATGCCAGAAACTGGCAGTGCAGACTCTGATGTTGCTGCAGAACACACTCCAACAG GAGTTGGGTGGAGGAAATACTCAGCAATAG
- the LOC118429345 gene encoding uncharacterized protein LOC118429345 yields the protein MRHFVVLAVVSLLLHGYLVEGATTPAPTTAAVSGTPAGSATTCFACSTNDSTDACATGTTGSGSGCAFGVCIVELEEDADGNVVTFERKCHDQACNSDNENSVFSEAITSGGIHYEECCADAVDCNAITYTDLKSTAGKLTAGMAATLFGAICLLVL from the exons atgaGGCACTTTGTGGTGTTGGCGGTTGTCAGCCTGCTTCTGCACGGCTATCTGGTCGAAG GCGCTACTACTCCTGCCCCTACTACTGCGGCGGTCAGCGGTACTCCAGCGGGATCC GCAACAACCTGTTTTGCATGCAGTACGAACGACTCCACAGATGCGTGCGCTACCGGAACGACTGGGTCTGGCTCTGGATGTGCCTTTGGAGTTTGCATC GTTGAGCTGGAGGAAGATGCTGATGGCAACGTCGTGACCTTTGAAAGGAAGTGCCATGATCAGGCCTGCAACAGCGACAACGAAAACAGTGTGTTCTCTGAAGCTATCACTTCCGGGGGGATACATTACGAAGAGTGTTGTGCCGATGCTGTTGATTGCAACGCCATCACATACACCGACCTTAAGAGCACAGCTGGAAAGCTGACCGCAGGAATGGCCGCCACTTTGTTCGGCGCCATTTGCCTGTTGGTGCTCTAG